In the Pungitius pungitius chromosome 5, fPunPun2.1, whole genome shotgun sequence genome, one interval contains:
- the idua gene encoding alpha-L-iduronidase isoform X1 produces MGSYAGVTPSTLPCPLADMQWKTSILAVLLLSVTGASATSYVIGVDVGRPVGDLKPFWRSTGFCPPLPHTKAHQFDLSIDQQLNLAYVGSVPRGGIQQVRIHWMLELVTAQDIGGKPQYDFTKLDKLIELLWINGLRPGFELMGSVVNYFTDFENKSQVVEWRNLVYLIAKRYIDRYGLGVVSQWNFETWNEPNNHDFDNVTVSIQGFLNYYDACSEGLRAASPLLRFGGPGDSCHSAPHSPYCWAMLQHCYNGTNYFTGETGVRIDYIALHKKGGGYSLPILQQEIQTMGEIGERFPRFRSLPVYNDEADPLVGWSRPQEWRADVTYAAMVVKVIHQHQDLLLADPNSNINYTLLSNDNAFLSYHPHPFTQRTLAARFQVNNTEPPHVQLIRKPVLTVMGLLALLGETQILAQVLSSAGSNNGTLGVLASSHKPATPGRSDSWQAAVLIYNSDDNGTSANTDDVTISLKGLAAHKGLMYIMYYMDNNITNPHQLWQTMSSPDYPTAEQFRRLRAVQDAHVEGPWEVPAADTLTLKAKLPVPSVLLVHVCAQPKAGPDQVNGLHFIKITKGQVLIVWSDHCLNSKCIKTFEVEFSRDNKEFIRINTQDTIFTSYVYSPVDQEVGGVYRVRAVDYWGRPGPYSLPASHTGEHV; encoded by the exons ATGGGCAGCTACGCTGGCGTGACTCCGAGCACGCTGCCATGCCCACTCGCAGACATGCAGTGGAAAACTTCTATCTTGGCCGTGTTGCTTCTTAGCGTCACGGGAGCTTCAGCAACTTCCTACGTCATCGGGGTTGATGTGGGAAGACCAGTGGGAGATCTAAAGCCGTTCTGGAGGAGCACTGGTTTCTG TCCCCCGCTCCCTCACACCAAGGCCCATCAGTTTGACCTGAGCATCGACCAGCAGCTGAACCTGGCCTACGTGGGCTCAGTGCCGCGTGGAGGGATCCAGCAGGTCAGGATACACTGGATGCTGGAGTTGGTTACTGCACA AGATATTGGCGGAAAACCTCAGTACGACTTCACTAAACTCGACAAGCTGATAGAGCTCTTGTGGATTAATGGACTCCGACCAG GTTTTGAGCTGATGGGCAGTGTCGTTAACTATTTCACTGACTTTGAGAACAAATCACAAGTTGTTGAGTGGAGGAATCTGGTTTATCTGATAGCCAAGAGATACATCG ACAGATATGGCCTCGGAGTTGTCTCTCAGTGGAACTTTGAAACATGGAATGAGCCCAATAACCATGATTTCGATAATGTCACTGTGTCAATTCAAG GGTTTCTGAACTACTACGATGCCTGTTCAGAGGGTCTTCGCGCTGCCAGCCCTCTCCTGAGGTTTGGGGGTCCAGGTGACTCCTGTCATTCTGCCCCACACTCCCCATACTGCTGGGCCATGCTGCAGCACTGCTACAACGGCACCAACTACTTCACAGGAGAGACTGGGGTCCGGATCGACTACATTGCCCTGCACAAGAAG GGAGGAGGCTACTCTTTGCCCATCCTCCAGCAGGAGATCCAGACCATGGGGGAGATCGGGGAGCGTTTCCCCCGGTTCCGCAGCCTCCCTGTTTACAATGATGAGGCTGATCCGCTGGTGGGCTGGTCGAGGCCTCAGGAGTGGAGGGCCGATGTGACCTACGCTGCGATGGTGGTGAAG GTAATACACCAGCACCAGGATCTGCTGCTTGCCGACCCAAACAGCAACATCAACTACACCCTGCTCAGCAACGACAACGCCTTCCTCAGCTACCACCCACACCCCTTCACCCAGCGCACGCTGGCTGCTCGCTTCCAGGTCAACAACACCGAGCCGCCACACGTCCAGCTGATCAGGAAGCCCGTCCTCACCGTCATGGGCCTGCTGGCTCTGTTAG GAGAGACTCAGATCCTGGCTCAGGTTTTGAGCTCAGCGGGAAGTAACAACGGCACGCTGGGAGTACTCGCCAGCAGCCACAAGCCTGCAACGCCGGGGCGCTCAGACAGCTGGCAGGCAGCGGTGCTGATCTACAACAGCGACGACAACGGCACCTCCGCTAATACCGACGATGTCACCATTTCACTGAAAGGATTGGCTGCACATAAAG GTCTTATGTATATCATGTATTACATGGACAACAACATAACCAACCCGCACCAGCTGTGGCAGACCATGAGCAGCCCCGACTACCCCACAGCAGAACAGTTCAGACGCCTCAGGGCTGTGCAG GACGCTCACGTCGAAGGACCTTGGGAAGTCCCTGCCGCAGACACTCTGACTCTCAAAGCCAAACTGCCCGTGCCGTCCGTCCTGCTCGTCCATGTTTGTGCCCAACCCAAAGCCGGGCCCGACCAG GTCAATGGTTTACACTTCATCAAGATCACCAAGGGCCAAGTCCTGATCGTCTGGTCAGATCATTGTCTCAATTCCAA ATGCATTAAGACATTTGAAGTGGAGTTCTCCAGAGACAACAAGGAATTCATTAGGATTAATACTCAAGACACCATTTTCACTTCCTATGTTTATTCACCCG TGGACCAGGAGGTCGGCGGTGTGTACAGAGTCCGAGCTGTGGACTACTGGGGAAGGCCTGGCCCGTACTCGCTGCCTGCGAGTCACACAGGGGAGCATGTCTAA
- the idua gene encoding alpha-L-iduronidase isoform X2, with translation MLELVTAQDIGGKPQYDFTKLDKLIELLWINGLRPGFELMGSVVNYFTDFENKSQVVEWRNLVYLIAKRYIDRYGLGVVSQWNFETWNEPNNHDFDNVTVSIQGFLNYYDACSEGLRAASPLLRFGGPGDSCHSAPHSPYCWAMLQHCYNGTNYFTGETGVRIDYIALHKKGGGYSLPILQQEIQTMGEIGERFPRFRSLPVYNDEADPLVGWSRPQEWRADVTYAAMVVKVIHQHQDLLLADPNSNINYTLLSNDNAFLSYHPHPFTQRTLAARFQVNNTEPPHVQLIRKPVLTVMGLLALLGETQILAQVLSSAGSNNGTLGVLASSHKPATPGRSDSWQAAVLIYNSDDNGTSANTDDVTISLKGLAAHKGLMYIMYYMDNNITNPHQLWQTMSSPDYPTAEQFRRLRAVQDAHVEGPWEVPAADTLTLKAKLPVPSVLLVHVCAQPKAGPDQVNGLHFIKITKGQVLIVWSDHCLNSKCIKTFEVEFSRDNKEFIRINTQDTIFTSYVYSPVDQEVGGVYRVRAVDYWGRPGPYSLPASHTGEHV, from the exons ATGCTGGAGTTGGTTACTGCACA AGATATTGGCGGAAAACCTCAGTACGACTTCACTAAACTCGACAAGCTGATAGAGCTCTTGTGGATTAATGGACTCCGACCAG GTTTTGAGCTGATGGGCAGTGTCGTTAACTATTTCACTGACTTTGAGAACAAATCACAAGTTGTTGAGTGGAGGAATCTGGTTTATCTGATAGCCAAGAGATACATCG ACAGATATGGCCTCGGAGTTGTCTCTCAGTGGAACTTTGAAACATGGAATGAGCCCAATAACCATGATTTCGATAATGTCACTGTGTCAATTCAAG GGTTTCTGAACTACTACGATGCCTGTTCAGAGGGTCTTCGCGCTGCCAGCCCTCTCCTGAGGTTTGGGGGTCCAGGTGACTCCTGTCATTCTGCCCCACACTCCCCATACTGCTGGGCCATGCTGCAGCACTGCTACAACGGCACCAACTACTTCACAGGAGAGACTGGGGTCCGGATCGACTACATTGCCCTGCACAAGAAG GGAGGAGGCTACTCTTTGCCCATCCTCCAGCAGGAGATCCAGACCATGGGGGAGATCGGGGAGCGTTTCCCCCGGTTCCGCAGCCTCCCTGTTTACAATGATGAGGCTGATCCGCTGGTGGGCTGGTCGAGGCCTCAGGAGTGGAGGGCCGATGTGACCTACGCTGCGATGGTGGTGAAG GTAATACACCAGCACCAGGATCTGCTGCTTGCCGACCCAAACAGCAACATCAACTACACCCTGCTCAGCAACGACAACGCCTTCCTCAGCTACCACCCACACCCCTTCACCCAGCGCACGCTGGCTGCTCGCTTCCAGGTCAACAACACCGAGCCGCCACACGTCCAGCTGATCAGGAAGCCCGTCCTCACCGTCATGGGCCTGCTGGCTCTGTTAG GAGAGACTCAGATCCTGGCTCAGGTTTTGAGCTCAGCGGGAAGTAACAACGGCACGCTGGGAGTACTCGCCAGCAGCCACAAGCCTGCAACGCCGGGGCGCTCAGACAGCTGGCAGGCAGCGGTGCTGATCTACAACAGCGACGACAACGGCACCTCCGCTAATACCGACGATGTCACCATTTCACTGAAAGGATTGGCTGCACATAAAG GTCTTATGTATATCATGTATTACATGGACAACAACATAACCAACCCGCACCAGCTGTGGCAGACCATGAGCAGCCCCGACTACCCCACAGCAGAACAGTTCAGACGCCTCAGGGCTGTGCAG GACGCTCACGTCGAAGGACCTTGGGAAGTCCCTGCCGCAGACACTCTGACTCTCAAAGCCAAACTGCCCGTGCCGTCCGTCCTGCTCGTCCATGTTTGTGCCCAACCCAAAGCCGGGCCCGACCAG GTCAATGGTTTACACTTCATCAAGATCACCAAGGGCCAAGTCCTGATCGTCTGGTCAGATCATTGTCTCAATTCCAA ATGCATTAAGACATTTGAAGTGGAGTTCTCCAGAGACAACAAGGAATTCATTAGGATTAATACTCAAGACACCATTTTCACTTCCTATGTTTATTCACCCG TGGACCAGGAGGTCGGCGGTGTGTACAGAGTCCGAGCTGTGGACTACTGGGGAAGGCCTGGCCCGTACTCGCTGCCTGCGAGTCACACAGGGGAGCATGTCTAA